Genomic DNA from Niabella ginsenosidivorans:
GTTCCGTTACTCCTATCTTTCACACTGTAATTGATGAAAAACGTATTATAGAACAGCAATAACCCCGGTCGAATCCGGGTCGCTGCGGAGCCTAAGGAAAAGATACCCTATCTGAGGTTTCTACATTCAACAAATCTGCACACAGGTAAATTATGCCTTTTAGCCCAATAAAGGCCGCGGATCAAACAGCACCTTTAACGAATGGATCTGTTCATTGCAGATGTGGTACCATCCTGATGCCAGGATCTGCCTGCCGCCCATGTCAATCATATACCACAGGCACACGTCATCAGCCGCTTCAAAAACCTGAAGTACCCTGTATTTTAATTTCATCTGCTTCATCTCGTTTATATAAACCAGGGCCCCTGCTCTTCTTCCCAGCACCCCTTCAAACACAAAATCCTCATACAGGCAATTCTGTGCCCCTTCAAAATCTTCCTTATTAAGGCACTCGACAAATTGTTTAACCAGCTCCGTTTTTTTATTCATGATCTACTGTTTTAACAGGTGCAAAACTAACAGCAGGCAGCAGATCCATTGTGTGACAATCGTCACAAAAAAATTCCATCCTCTTTTTGAAACCTATTGGCTTCTTCGGTTCCGGATTCTGCTCAACGTTTCCCGTGCCACTCCTAAAAAAGGAGCCAGTTGCAGCAACGGGATACGTTGCAGCATAAAAGGATAATTTTCTTCCAGATATCGCAACCGTTCCGCAGCCATATAAAGCTTAAACAGCGTAGCAAAAGTTTCCTGACGGGCAGCAAACAGCCGGATGCAATGACGCCCCACTGTTTCTATCTCCGGCGATCGCTTCCCCGCCTCCATTAATAGCTGCTTATCAAATTGCGTTACTGATAATGGCTCGCAGGCAGTCATAAAATACTCAGATGGCCTGTCACTTCCAAAACTGCTGATATTGGTAGCTATATCGCCTTCAAAAAAGAAGCCTGTATTTTTTACCACCCCGTTAATTGTATAGTAACTTTTACAATATCCCTTTTCAATAAAATATAATGAGCGGCATACCTGGCCCTCTTTCAAAAGGTATTCATTCTTTTTAAAGTTTTTTTTAGTAAGCGCCGGCTGTAATAAGGTCCAGCTTTCATCAGAAAAAGAGGTCAATGAGCGGATAAATTTCAGTAAAGCATCCATAGTGGCTGTTATTGAATAATTAACAGGATGTAATCCGGAGGGTACCCGAAAGGCCGGCTAAAACCCGGTTCACTTCCATAATAACAAAAACACCCATACAAAAGGAATGGCTATCAGCAGTGAATCAAACCGGTCCATAAAACCGCCATGGCCCGGCATAATATGACCGCTGTCCTTTACCCCTGCCAGGCGTTTCATCTTTGATTCCAGCAGGTCGCCCGCAGTGCCGGCAATAGCCGCTACAAGGGAAATACCCAGCAATGCCCGCCACTGGAACCAGTACTGCAGAGCCAGCGTAACAGCCGCTATACAAAGCAGCATTCCTCCAATTGTTCCTTCCAGTGTTTTCTTGGGTGATATTTTTGAGAATGGTGTCCTGCCGATCATTGAGCCCACCAGGTACGCACAGGTATCATTGATCCAGATAGCAATGATCAATAATACCGGAATATAGAATCCTGAATCAGCTACCCGGCCGGGGTTCGTCATAATATGGATATCTGTTGAGCAGCGCAGTTGCAGCAATAAACCCCAGCTCAGGGAAATATATAAAAAGCCAAACGCCGCAATACCCGTTGCCTTTATACTGATGCGCTGCTGGTTAAAGATGCCCGTGATGAGCAACACCAGGCCGGCTATAAGGAATGGCAGGGAAAAATTTTGCTGAAGCGCATAGCCCCATAGCCGGAGCCCGTTACAAAACAGCAGCAGGATGTGAAAACCAGCCAAACAGAATCCCAACTTTAAATAAGGATGAAACGGCTGGCCGCAGATCTTTTCAACCAGCTTCAGATACTCCCACCAGCAGCCAAAATGAATAACAGCGATCAA
This window encodes:
- a CDS encoding nuclear transport factor 2 family protein; amino-acid sequence: MNKKTELVKQFVECLNKEDFEGAQNCLYEDFVFEGVLGRRAGALVYINEMKQMKLKYRVLQVFEAADDVCLWYMIDMGGRQILASGWYHICNEQIHSLKVLFDPRPLLG
- a CDS encoding Crp/Fnr family transcriptional regulator, with product MDALLKFIRSLTSFSDESWTLLQPALTKKNFKKNEYLLKEGQVCRSLYFIEKGYCKSYYTINGVVKNTGFFFEGDIATNISSFGSDRPSEYFMTACEPLSVTQFDKQLLMEAGKRSPEIETVGRHCIRLFAARQETFATLFKLYMAAERLRYLEENYPFMLQRIPLLQLAPFLGVARETLSRIRNRRSQ
- a CDS encoding phosphatidate cytidylyltransferase, which gives rise to MAFNWKTFWTRALTALIFVAVMMGGLLYNEWSFFLLIAVIHFGCWWEYLKLVEKICGQPFHPYLKLGFCLAGFHILLLFCNGLRLWGYALQQNFSLPFLIAGLVLLITGIFNQQRISIKATGIAAFGFLYISLSWGLLLQLRCSTDIHIMTNPGRVADSGFYIPVLLIIAIWINDTCAYLVGSMIGRTPFSKISPKKTLEGTIGGMLLCIAAVTLALQYWFQWRALLGISLVAAIAGTAGDLLESKMKRLAGVKDSGHIMPGHGGFMDRFDSLLIAIPFVWVFLLLWK